The genomic stretch GAGGCAGAAATGGAGGCCGTAGCTGGGGTGGCTCCGAGGGCAGGGCCGGCCGCCTGCGCTCAGCACCAAGGACCTCAACAGCTCTGGCTTCGGCTGGGGACATCAGCCCGCTGGGTCTCCCTGGGAGGAGGGACTtttgaaaagttttggtgatgccCAATGGGCACAAACCAAGGCGGGGGGGGCGGGTTGACTCCCCAGGAGCCGTCCTGCTCAGGACATGGTGCTCCTCCCTGGGGTGACACCTCAGGCTCCAGCCTGCAGGGGCCGGGACACGGCCCTTTGCCTGTTGCTCAGGTCTGCAGACACTGGGGCACTGCAGGCCCCCCGGAGGGGCAGGGCCCTCTCACTCAGGCCAGGTGAGTAGCCCGGACAGCAAGGAAGCTGGGAAGGAGACACACAGGCTGCAGTGGTGACTCAGGCTGGGCTCTGCTTGTCCCTAGGACCAGAGGAAGAAGGTCGCGGGAGGTTATGAGCATCAGAGACGAAACCTGAGGGCCAGAGGCCAGGCCAGGTAGGCCAGACCTGCCTGGGGTAAGCAGAGGACACCTACAGCCCTCCCCTCTGGCTCGAGTCAGGAAGGTTTTGCTGCAAGAGGGAGAGAATAACTGGGCCTGGAACACTAAAAGGGGGTAAGTGGAAGGTGGAATGTTTCCTGgggcaaaacaccccaaagccAAGGCTCTCACCCCGGCTGGCCATGGCTGTTCTGGGCAAGGAGGCGAGCCTTGGGCCTGGCGCCGCGAGCTCCGCTAGGGGCACATCCTGCGCTGCCCTCCCACAGTCGGCGGCCGCAGCCCGGCAAGCGCTCAAGCCTTCTGTGTGCACGCGGTGCCCTTTGTCCCCGCACCTGGCCACAGTGCTCTGGGGCCCGAGGGAGCTCCTTGCAAGGAGCGCCTCACTGCTTTTCTTGTTTCAGCCAAATGCTCTGTGAAGGTTAAAGGGAGACAGGGAGGAGGAAGCGCGAACGACACACGCACACACTCTCCTGGGGAAATATTCATCCATTTAAGGAAGGGGAGCTCATCACACTAGCATCAGGTCTATATACAGTAAGACGGGGCCCCTTCTCCTCCCGCGATCCGGCTTGTGTCGCCCGTCAGGCCCAGAGCCCAGGGAAGCCTGCAGCTCGGGGTGAGGAACAGTGGAAGCCGCCGGGAAGGGCAGTGGGCCCGGGAAGGCAGGGGCTGGCGCGGCAGGCCCAGCCAAGGGGCTGCCCGGGGCCTCCCCAGCACCCCCCACACCCTTCCCTAGGCTTTGGCTGAGACCCTCCTCTTTGGGACGGTGATGAGCAGACAGGGAGCCATGGCCAGGAGTTAAATAGCGGCAACTCGTATTTATTACAATTATATACAGTTGTATATTATAGTCTGAAATCTACACATGATCACACGAATGAGCATGTGTTTCTTGGTGGGAAGGACAGACAGCTGTCGGTCAGGAAGCCCTGTGTGGGCGTGAAAGTGGCAGCTTGCCCCGCGGTCAGCTGAGGCCAGAGGCGGCAAAGCGGCCAGCGAGGGAGGCCAGAGCGCAGAGCGGTGGTTTCTCCAGgacgggggtgggggaggcagccgGGGCAGCCGCTGTCAGGTGGGTCCAGGGCTCCAGCTTCCAGAAACGTGACAAGACAGCCAGGGGGTCATGGCGCAGAGCAAGTTGGGTGCCATGGGCAGAGTGGCCCGGGCTTGGGGCCGGGCCCACGGGAGAGAGGTGGGCAGCAGACACCAGACCAGCGGCAGCTTTCTCCACCGAGGAGCTGGGAGGCAGGTAACAAAGCTACCTTGTCATGCACGGCGCTGAGGTGAAGACACTCTGCAGACAGACCCTGGACAAGTCAtctgcctgggagggagggggctggagcCAGGGGCTGGGTCCAGAGGCTTCTGAGGAACAGGCCGGGGGGTCTGGTttggagctgagctgagggaGTGGCGGGGTGGGAGGGCTGGGGGGAGGACAGAAACGTGACCCCGCACACAGGGCCAGGAGCCCTGGGCTGGGCTGCCGATGGGGCTGCGGTGAGGAAGGCCCGTGGCAGCTGAGCACAGCTCCGTTCCGGCTCGAGGCCACCACCACGTCCCCACGCGCAGAAGGCAGGGTGGCCCTAGTCCCGCTCGTTCTCGTTGCTCGCCCCCTCGGGTCGCCGCAGCTTCTCCACCTGCTCGTTGATCTGCCCGTCCCCGCCCCGGCGGTCCTCCCTCTGCACCCCCAGGCAGTCTTCCTCATCCACGTGGCTCACGTCGTCGTCCTCCTCGTCCTCCTCATCCTCCTTGTCCTCCCGCTTCTCCTCCTCGCCCTGCACCTCCATCCGCACCTGGCCCTTGACGTCCACCAGCCCCTCGCCTTCCTCCTGCGGGCCCAGCAGGTGGTAGGTGGCCGTGGAGCCCTCGGGGCTGTGGCTCTCCTTCACGGGCGAGGAGACCGCAGACTCGTTGCTGACGGGCGAGATGTCGCTGCTGCTGTGGTGGTTGCCGGCGGCAGGGCTGGAGGAGGACGGTGACTTCACGGGGATCTGCCAGGAGGGGATCTTGGGGGCTGATGGGGAGGGCGGGAACTGCCTCCTGgcaggggggcggggggagggagaAGAGCAGATGTTGGTGAGAGAAGCATCCCAAGGGGCTCGGTGACGGCAGGCTGCTCCCCAGGAACCCCTAGCCGAGGCCACCACACTGGGGACAGAATGAGCTCTGCCGCCACCCCcgcctctccccttcccctcctctcagTAACGAAGACTCCTGCTTGATGAGGTACGACCACCTGGGACAGGAGCCAGGGGTGCGGGTGAGCTGCACAGAGCACCTGCTCTGCTCAGGACGCCCCCCAGGCCCTCCCCGAGCTGAGCAAGGCCCATCCTCCTCGGCACTGGCGCATGCTTCTTCCTGAGCCACTGTCCTCGGTCTCCACTCCAGTGACCAGAAGAGGGGGACAGGGGGGAGCCAGAGGGCTGGAAAACCCAGTACACTGGCTCCTTGACTCTGCCTGGGCAAAAAGGGCTGGGGCTGCCGCTGGCCATGGGGTCAGAAACACCAGAACCAAAGGTGCCATTGGAGCACTTTGCTAGAAAGCCTCTGACCTCAACAGTTTGAACAAGGAACGTCAGTTCTGCCCTCTGCTCCCGTTTTCCTGCCCAGGGCCAACAGCCACTCAAACCAAAGCCAATTCCGGGAGGGGCCTGGGGGGATGGTCCGCCGGGCAATGGTTTGGAAATCAAGCCCTCCACAGGCAAGCCCATCTCTGCCTGGGCCGGGAGGCCGAAGCCCTGCGCCCCACCCTGGGCTGCTCACTGTCCCCGCAGCGCCGGCCTTGGAAATGGCTCCTCCGCCTCTGGTCCCCTGTCTGTGGCAAATACACAAGCTAATGGTTGCATTATTCACCATATCATAAATGCTACCAAGAAATTCAGTTTCCAGGCTTTCCTTGGCTCCGGTGTTACCCAGCGACCTGCCCTCTCTCCCCCCAGCCCCAAAGGGCACTTGTCCCCTAGCTTGGGGAAAACACTGAGTTCTCCTCAGGAGAACACCTCGTTTgaggccacattttttttttcttcagggagGATCAGGAAGAGGGTGGTTTGGACAACTGGGTCCTCTACTTGGGGCCATAAGACCCCTCCAACCCAGCCCCCCTTCAGTGAAGGGCCCTCTTGGCTCTTGGGTGGCTCCACTCAGCCTCAGCAGCTCCCACAGAAACCCTGGCCCAGCAGGAAACTGAGGGGCCCTGGCAGGGCCGACCAGGCCATTCAGACGGGCAGCCACAGCCCCAGTTTACCCAGGACCGAGAGGGTCCTTGGACATGGGACTTTCAGCTTCAAACCTAAGACAGGTGGCCCCTCTACATTCAAGGCGGTGCTTGTGACAATGCCCCCCTTCTGTGGGGCTCACGGAAGATGCTGTCACTGCAGAGGGAAAgcaaggaggggggtggggaaggcagggaCTGGGTTGTGCCAGGCCGGGAATCAAACTACAGAGGCACAGAGACCTCCGGGCCCTCAGCAGGGaccttccctgggcctcagctgTCACCAGGAGGCCCAGCCCAGGCTCCAGAAGAAGGAGGTGGCCCTACCCAGGAATTCTCTCCTCAGGAGGCCTGGCTTGTTGGCTCATGATGTCCTTGACCAGGTCTGAGGaactgtttacatttaaaaaacctTTTGGGTGCTCCTCtccactcccccccacccccacccccacccaccattCAGGCTGTCACCCCTGGAGTGAGGGTGCTGCTGGGGAGGGAAAGCAGAAGTTCAAAAGACACCCAAACTCAAGGCCTAATAAACAGCTCAGTCGCGGCTGACCCGGCGGCCCCTATGCCCGCCCTCCTCCCTACCGATTTAGAAGAAGTCCTTTCAAGGAGTTAATTTCCGACTTGAGTTCACTGATATTCTGGGACTCCAGGATCCAGTTGGTGGACGTGGTGGCCTGGAGGCAGGAACAAAGGAGACCCCAGATCAAGGCGGCACCCCTCCGTCCGCAGGACAAAGGCGGCCGGGGGCAGGAGGCAGCGGCCTCGGTACCAGCACACGCAGGGGCCCATGCACCAACCGGGGGGCCCCGGGGAAGGCTCTGCCGCTGCCTCTCCCTTTTTAAAGGATGACACCCTCACAACAGATATTCACACAACTCTGTTTGGGTAGTTGGCAGTGCTAAGGAATCACTACGGTTTTAAGGAGGGACAGTTAggtaaaacaaaacagcaaagaCAACCCAAGAGCCCCTCTTTTAGAGACACTGCCGCAGTAGTTTCAGTATGAATGGGTGGTGCCCGGGTTCACTTCCAAATGGCCTGGGTGGTTGTGGGCAGAGGTGAAGCGGCTAGCCATGAGGTGAGAAGATGCAGGGCCATGTGATGGGAACTGCCTTCTCCACTGCTGGGTCTCAAATGTtccatgaaaacaaaaaataattaagtaaataTCAGTTCTATAATcacaacaccccccaccccaacccctccccTCCAAAAATTGACCACCACAGGCAGGATCCTGTGAGACTGACTCGAGGCAGCCACCGGCCGCCCTGCAGTGACAGGGACACCACCGGTTCCTGGCACCGGCCTGGCTCACCTCCCTGTTTCAGTATCATGGAGGCTGGGATGGGCTCACACCTTCCCACAGGGCTCCGGGCCCATAGGGACACCCTCCAGACCTCACCCCCCATCTGCAAAACCAGGACTGCAAGACACACCAACCACCTGTGGCCATTCTTTCAGAATGGGTCTGAAGGctcagcagagagagagaagctgtccGTGGGACTTAATTCTAATTTCTTCAGCCATGACCATCTCTGACAAGCACCATCCTCTGATGCAcatctttccctttcaatttgatGTTGTTTTTCCAAATAAACTTCAGAGAACCACATCTTTATTTTGACAAATCTTGTCAAGATAGATGGAGAAGAGGACAGCCAAAATAATAGTACCCCAAATAGCCGTTCCTGGCGGGCCAAGTTGCCAGTGGAGTGTTGTGTTTCTGAGGCAATTCCAGGGGCCATGGCCTCAGGTGTGGGTGCCGGGGCATCCACGGGCAGTCAGCCTCAGGTGTCCTCTGGGAACAGACGAACAATACAGGGCTCTCGCTTCTCAGACATTGCCACCCCCAGGCTGACAGAAAACCAAGCCACAAGTTCATAAGAACTTAGGGAGACCACAGGCTGGAAGAGGGGAGGTCCCTGGATGTCCCCCCTCTCTGCTGCCAATCACGGCTGGCTCAGAGAAGTCTGGCCTTGGGTGGAGGGACTGGGGCGGGGGCAGCTGCAGCAGGCCTACCCCAGCACCAGCGAGCGGCCAGGCTGGGCAGACCTCTGCAAGAAGCCCCCTGGAGGGGCTGCAGGTCTCTGGAGGAAGGCGTGGGCAGCACTGGAATGAGCCACGcccgctgcccccccccccacatcccCTGGGGGACCCCCTCCAGACCACCAGACAGCAAGGATCCAGGAGCCACTCTTCTGGCTTCTCCGAGACCTTGAAAGCTACAGCAGCCCATTAACAAGGGAGCACTTTCCACTCAGCGGCCTACAAAGGACTCAAATTTCCAAACACATATGGTGCCAGATGCCTaggatttagaaataaaatcTGACATCTGGGGCTTTTTAGCCAGTCTCTTTAAAAAACAGTTGTAGAAAATTCACAGCCTTCGGTTTTATGTAGGTTTTTAAATTACTTCAagttcttctttttaattttttacagtaCTCCAGTAGGAGTTTGGAAGCCAGAAATAAAAACTGACATTACAGCTGAGAAAACACAGCTCTGACTCGTTGGTTTACGGGGTAACTGAAGTCCTCACATATGTGGGGTTTAGCTATCAAACCAGGGAGCTCCACCTCAGTATTGGGGAAAACGGACATGGGTCGGGATGGGCAGGGGAAGACCATCAAACCAACCCGCCCAAGAAGCTCCTACAGGCTGCTCTAAACCACCAAGCAGAATTCCATGCTGCTTCCGTCTTAAAACACAACATGTGGTTTTAATCTTAATGCTTACAGCCTGAAAATGGTTTTCCAATTTCCGGAATGGCTTCTGGACATTGGCAGGCTACAGCTCCAAAAGGTAATAGACGAGAGTGGGGCTGGGACCATAAACTGGCTTTTCCAGCTGCTTTACGGGTTGGCCACCTGCAGGGAGCCTGCACGGGGCTGGAGGTGGCCGCTGGCAACCACGGCCATCCAGAAGGAAGCGTGGGCAGTGCCTCTGTGTGTGGgatgggctatgggggagggaaTTCTCAGGGGCCCTCTGCAGAAGGAGGACCTAGATTGCCTGAGAAATGGGAAGATTCCTATTTTACTGGTTTTTGCATATGCAAAAGTTCTGAGCTTTGGCTTCAACCTTAGCTGGGCAATGGGGTGGGCTTCCCCTAGGAAAGCAGCTCTGAGTGAGACCCTTTGCCCCACAGGCTGCATGGAAGCAGCCAGAAAGCAGCACCCGCTCAGCCACACTGGTCCGGGAGAAAGGGATGGAGGTAGAGGACGGTGTTGCCTCTGGACCTGGTCTGTCCAAGACAGCGCCATCGCCAGGAGCCCTGGGTCAAGCCCTGGGGATGGCCACAGAAGACATGACATAAGCACGCAGTGAACCCTACAGGGACCGTGGACTACAGTTCACAGGACACTTACTCTaacacaagatgttaataatggaggtggtggtggtggggatatagtaactctattttatgcatgatttttctgtaaacttacaaattctctaattaaaaaaagagagttgATATCTAACTTAGACAAGTGAGGAAAACCAAGAGTGTCCCCCAAGCAAGAGTAACAAGTGTGCGTAAACTCACAAGGTCATGACATGGTGGGTGGTGAACGAAGCAAGTCTCTGCAATGTGACCTTACTCTGCCCATGCCCCTGGTGGCACCAGTGCCCCCAGGACTGACCCCTGGCTCCCCACAAAACCCAGGGCCAGAAGCCTGCACTCCTGGGAAGCTACCTGAGGCAACCTGGTCAGGCAGGTTTCACTggagctccattttacagatgagtaaactaagactcagagagggtaagtaacttgccagccgtcacacagccagtaagctGCAGGACCAGGATTTTAACCAGGCAGTTTGATGCTAGAACCTGAGGGGGAAGAACTGCTTCCAATTTGGAACGTCC from Choloepus didactylus isolate mChoDid1 chromosome 2, mChoDid1.pri, whole genome shotgun sequence encodes the following:
- the PEX14 gene encoding peroxisomal membrane protein PEX14 isoform X3, coding for MEPNSTPGSKNVVPREPLIATAVKFLQNSRVRQSPLATRRAFLKKKGLTDEEIDLAFQQSGTAADEPSTLGPATQVVPVQPPHLSAQPYSSRWRDYGALAIIMAGVAFGFHQLYKKYLLPLIMGGREDRKQLERMEASLSELSGSVAQTVTQLQTTLASVQELLIQQQQKVQELCHELATTKATTSTNWILESQNISELKSEINSLKGLLLNRRQFPPSPSAPKIPSWQIPVKSPSSSSPAAGNHHSSSDISPVSNESAVSSPVKESHSPEGSTATYHLLGPQEEGEGLVDVKGQVRMEVQGEEEKREDKEDEEDEEDDDVSHVDEEDCLGVQREDRRGGDGQINEQVEKLRRPEGASNENERD